The DNA sequence GCCCGGGGCCCCGCGTCCGGGGCAGGTTCTGTTTCCCGCGTGGCCGTTTTCGCGTAAACTTGTAATTTCTGGCCGTTTCGGGTGGCCACTGCCCTTCTTATTGCCTCAAATTCCTGCCTGTACTTTTCTTATGGAACCAACCGACCACTTGCTGGCTGCTGCGCAGCGCTTCGGCTACGTGGCCGACGGCGAAGTGTGGCTGCGCCCCGTGCTGGGCCAGCCCGCCCGCCGCGTGGGCCTGGTGAAGGAGTCGGACGCCGACGCCCTCACTTACTTCGCCCGCCGCTTCGAGGCCTTCCGGGCCAAAGTCGACGAGCTGCTGGACCGCATGGCGGCCAGCGACAACCAGGGCTCTTTCCTGATGAAGGTGCTGCACCTGAAGGAGCAAACCCTGGCCTACGACGCGCTGGGCGACTTTGCTGCCCTGCGCCTACAACTGGAGGCCGCCGAGGCGGCCGTGGGCGTGGGCGTGGCCCGCAACCGCGAGAAAAACCTGGCCACCAAAATCGGTTTCGTAGAGGAGGCCGAGGCCCTGCGCGAGAGCGTGGAGTGGGTGTCGGCCAGCGAAAAGGTGAAGGACCTACGCCAGGGCTGGCTCAAAACCGGGCCCGTGGACAAGCCCCTGGCCGACGAGCTGGAGGCGCGCTTCCAGGCCGCCCTTCAGGCTTTTTTCGACCGCCGCCGGGCCTTCCAGGCCGATAAAAAGGCCATGGCCAACCGCGTCATGAACCGCTACCGCGACCTAGTGCTACAAGCCGAGCAGCTCCGCGAATCGACGCAGTTTGAGGGGGCCTCGCGCCAGCTCAAACTACTCCAGCAAACTTGGCGCGAAGTAGGCGGCAGCCTGCCCAAGAAGCAGGCTGCCGAGCTGTGGGCGCGCTTTCGCGGGGCCAACAACTACTTTTTCGAGCGCCTCAAGCAGCACGCGGAGGCCCAGCGCGCCGCGGGGCCCCACGCCGGGGCTCCCGGCTTGCCCGAGGAGCTGCTGGCCCGCAAGCGCTCCCTGGCCGAGCGCGCCGAAGCCCTGCTGGCCGTGCCCCCGCAGGAAGCCATTCAGCAGGCCAAAAACCTGCAAACCGAGTGGAAGCAGGTCGGCACGGTGCGCGGCGAAGAGTCGGACCGCATCTGGCAGCGCTTCATGCTGGCCTGCGACAAGGTGTTTGAGCTGAGCGCTTTGGAGTACCATTTGCGCAAGCGCCCGCTGCCCGAGGGTGGGGCCCCCGGCGGCCGCGCCCAGTTGCGGGCCGCCGCCCTGCGCGAGCTGCTTAAAACTGACGCTGAGGAGCTGGAAACGCTACGCGGCAACTTCGACAACCTGGCCGCCACGCCCGCCAACGAGGCGTTCCGGCAGCTGCTGCAAACCAAAATTCGCTCGCTGGAGCGAAAAGTGCGCACCAAAAACGATTTAATTGTGCTTTTTGACCAGCAGGCCGGTAAAATGGCTTAACCTTTGAAGCCGGTTTACGTTGGCGGGAGCGCGAACCTATTGCCGTACTTATTCGGTCTTAGCGCCTACCTTCGCTCAACTCTTTATTTTTTTTTTACTATGTACTGGACCCTCGAACTGGCCTCCTACCTGGAAGACGCCCCTTGGCCCGCCACCAAAGACGAATTGATTGACTTTTCCATCCGCTCGGGCGCGCCCATGGAAGTGGTAGAAAACCTCCAGGGCCTGGAAGACGACGGCCAGCCCTATGAGAGCATCGAGGAGGTGTGGCCCGACTACCCCACTAAGGAGGACTTCATGTTCAACGAGGACGAGTATTAAGTGAACTAAAAATTCAAAAAAAGGCAGGAATAGGGCCCCGGGTTTCGCCAGAAACCCGGGGCCCTATTCCTGCCTTTTTTTGCCTGGCCGGCCGCGCAGCACGTGCCCGATGGAGCGCATAAAGGGCCCCGGGGCCACCGAATTCATCACCCGCAGGTTGTCGGCCCAGCTGGTGGTTTCGTCCAGAAACCGGAAGATGCGGTCCACCGAATTGCGGGCGAATAGCTGCCGGAAAATGTCGCGCGTAGTTTCGCCCTGGCGCTGCATGATGTCGAGCAGCAGCGTATCGAAAAGCCGGAATTGCCAACGGTCGCCGGTGGCGTCGGCGGGCAGGTGGCCGGTGGCGGCCAGGGCGGCCACCAGCCGCGCCGAGTGCGCCTGGATGCGCCGGAATGCGTAGCCCGTGCTGGGCTTGGCCCGCCCGCCGCGCGTGCCCAGGTTAACGATGTGGGCCCCCACGCGGGCCGGCAGCGGGTGGTCGGTCATCGGGATGGCGCCGGCTTCTTCGGCTATCACGCGGTACTGGCCCGCGGCCAGCCCCAGCGTATGCTGCAAGTAATCAGTAATATGGGCTTCGTATTCGGCCTTAGGCAGCGGGGTTTCCGAGAACAGCGTGTACTCGACCAGGGCCCGGCGCGGGCCAAACGGCAGCACGTAGATGAACCGCGCCTCGTGGTGCTGGGGCCCCCGGAAGTCCATGAATTCCACTACGCTGGGGTCGAACGCGTCGGTGTCTGTTTCCACCTCCCAACCCACGAAGTGCTGCAACAGGTAGCGGTGCTTGGCGGGGTTTTGCACCACGGCGGGCGGGCGGCTGTCGAAGCCGAAGCGGGCCGTGGCGGTGCCGGCGCTGCCGCGGGCGCGCACCCCGGTGGGCGTGTTAGCCAACTCGTCCACGGTGCCGCGTTGCAGCGTGAAGCGCGGGTTGGTGGCCAGGGCCTGGCGCACGAAGGTGTAAAAATCCAGCCCCCGAATCATTTGGTAGCGGTAGGGCCCCAGGCCGATAACCCGCTCAAAACCCGGGCTGCGGAACGCAATGCGGTGCCACTCGTGCGCCACGATGGCCTCGAAGGGGTGCGGCTCGGCCGTCCAGAACGACCAGGTGCGGTCGTTCTGGTCCTTGGCCTCGGGCTCGATGAGCAGCACGGTTTTATCGGCTAGCCGCGGCTCCTGGCTGAGGTGGTAGGCCAGGCTGAGGCCCGCCGCGCCGCCGCCCACAATGAGGTAATCTGTCTGAACCACGGATTTACCGGATTTATCGGATGGGTCGGATTTTGGGGACGGCAGCATTGGGTTGTAAAGGTGGGCCTGCTACAAACAAGAAAGCCGGGCCCCAAGGCCCGGCTTTTGGCAACGATAAGTGAATGCCCAATAACAGCCGCTGATAAAAAATCAGCGAAATCACGGTTAGCTGCGATTAATCAGTGATTTAGAAGTTGGGCGAGAGCGAATATTTGTGGTAAAAGTCGTCGATAATTTTTAC is a window from the Hymenobacter nivis genome containing:
- a CDS encoding DUF349 domain-containing protein, which codes for MEPTDHLLAAAQRFGYVADGEVWLRPVLGQPARRVGLVKESDADALTYFARRFEAFRAKVDELLDRMAASDNQGSFLMKVLHLKEQTLAYDALGDFAALRLQLEAAEAAVGVGVARNREKNLATKIGFVEEAEALRESVEWVSASEKVKDLRQGWLKTGPVDKPLADELEARFQAALQAFFDRRRAFQADKKAMANRVMNRYRDLVLQAEQLRESTQFEGASRQLKLLQQTWREVGGSLPKKQAAELWARFRGANNYFFERLKQHAEAQRAAGPHAGAPGLPEELLARKRSLAERAEALLAVPPQEAIQQAKNLQTEWKQVGTVRGEESDRIWQRFMLACDKVFELSALEYHLRKRPLPEGGAPGGRAQLRAAALRELLKTDAEELETLRGNFDNLAATPANEAFRQLLQTKIRSLERKVRTKNDLIVLFDQQAGKMA
- a CDS encoding DUF2795 domain-containing protein is translated as MYWTLELASYLEDAPWPATKDELIDFSIRSGAPMEVVENLQGLEDDGQPYESIEEVWPDYPTKEDFMFNEDEY
- a CDS encoding lycopene cyclase family protein encodes the protein MVQTDYLIVGGGAAGLSLAYHLSQEPRLADKTVLLIEPEAKDQNDRTWSFWTAEPHPFEAIVAHEWHRIAFRSPGFERVIGLGPYRYQMIRGLDFYTFVRQALATNPRFTLQRGTVDELANTPTGVRARGSAGTATARFGFDSRPPAVVQNPAKHRYLLQHFVGWEVETDTDAFDPSVVEFMDFRGPQHHEARFIYVLPFGPRRALVEYTLFSETPLPKAEYEAHITDYLQHTLGLAAGQYRVIAEEAGAIPMTDHPLPARVGAHIVNLGTRGGRAKPSTGYAFRRIQAHSARLVAALAATGHLPADATGDRWQFRLFDTLLLDIMQRQGETTRDIFRQLFARNSVDRIFRFLDETTSWADNLRVMNSVAPGPFMRSIGHVLRGRPGKKRQE